DNA sequence from the Juglans microcarpa x Juglans regia isolate MS1-56 chromosome 5S, Jm3101_v1.0, whole genome shotgun sequence genome:
TCAAAACAAGCATGGAAGAATTGATGGAAACCATACGCCGGCCAGTACTTGAAGCTGCTGATGCCAGATCAGGTCATTACTCACAAAAGATTAAGCTCAACTCCTCGACGATCGATCCGTTCCTCAGAATGCTGGTTCTTGATGGTTGTTTTATATTAGAATTGTTTCGAGTACTTGGAAAATCGAGAAAGATCGAGTCTGATCACCCTCTCGCCTCCGTGGCATGGGCAATACCACAGTTCTACGGGGATCTTCTTCTGCTTGAGAATCAGATCCCCTTTGTTGTTCtgaaaaagttatttgaaaCTTCCAAAATGCCTGATGAGGACTATCCTTTGTCCTTGCTTGCTTTGAGATTCTTTAACAAGGTAATGCGCAGATCCGACGAAGATCTCATAAAGATGAGCGAGAAACTCAATGACAGCTTGCATTTGCTGGACTTGGTTCGGGGAAGTTTTATCACTCGCTATCTAGATCAGCCACCAGAGGAGAAAAAACCAGTACCGGTGATATACTGCATCACGAAGCTCCTCAAAGCGGGGATTAAGATCAAAATGAGTGAGGCGGCCGACAACTTCTTGGCTGTGAAATTCAAGAACGGAGTGATTGAGATGCCCAAAATAACCGTCGACTACTTCATGCACTCTTTCGTGGTGAACTGTCGGGCATTCGAGCAGTTGGACAACAAAAGCTCCAAGCACATCACAGTTTACGCCTATTTCTTGGACTGCTTAGTAAACACAGCCAAGGACGTCGAGTACCTATACGAACAAAACATCATTGACGGTTATGTTGGGAAGAACAGCGAGGTCGTGCAATTCATCAACAAGTTGGGGAAGGAGATGGATGTTGAAACCGATCAGTTTTATTTATACAACTTTTTCGAAAAGGTAAACCATCGTTATAATGACAAGTGGAAAGTGCGATGGACGGAGTTCAAGCATAGGTACTTTAATACGCCATGGTCATTCATTTCGTTATTGGCTGCGCTTGTGTTGTTAGTGTTAACCATTTTGCAGACCTACTACAC
Encoded proteins:
- the LOC121267257 gene encoding UPF0481 protein At3g47200-like; amino-acid sequence: MDMDATLAPEDHTQGDASIPIPTTGTSTPVDPHLQLLLVQDTEKGVNPLGRAKRKAQVSGKKWFEPRVVSIGHYNCKDDAKHKRLQVKQEHKQEFYSILQSRVKTSMEELMETIRRPVLEAADARSGHYSQKIKLNSSTIDPFLRMLVLDGCFILELFRVLGKSRKIESDHPLASVAWAIPQFYGDLLLLENQIPFVVLKKLFETSKMPDEDYPLSLLALRFFNKVMRRSDEDLIKMSEKLNDSLHLLDLVRGSFITRYLDQPPEEKKPVPVIYCITKLLKAGIKIKMSEAADNFLAVKFKNGVIEMPKITVDYFMHSFVVNCRAFEQLDNKSSKHITVYAYFLDCLVNTAKDVEYLYEQNIIDGYVGKNSEVVQFINKLGKEMDVETDQFYLYNFFEKVNHRYNDKWKVRWTEFKHRPTTPSTLIIIPNNGLNISYSIRLLRACTACLIHEQLQRCPYGKLDHAQVVRRVLD